In Colius striatus isolate bColStr4 chromosome 17, bColStr4.1.hap1, whole genome shotgun sequence, the following proteins share a genomic window:
- the SBNO1 gene encoding protein strawberry notch homolog 1, protein MVEPGQDLLLAALSESGISPNDLFDIDSPDVVLANPAPTPAVQQSVPLSALELGLETEATAAVKQEPETVSTPALLNVRQPPSTTTFVLNQINQLPTLGTTLVMTKTTPVTTTRQTITVAKIIQTSTTTRPSVAAPAVRNALTTAPSKDQIQLKDLLKNNSLNELMKLKPPPNIAQPVATAATDLSNGAVKKEASTKEVARIWINDIKMRSFSPTMKVPAVKEEEEPEEEDEEEMGHAETYAEYMPIKLKIGLRHPDPVVETSSLSSVTPPDVWYQTSISEETIDSGWLSALQLEAITYAAQQHETFLPNGDRAGFLIGDGAGVGKGRTIAGIIYENYLLGRKRAVWFSVSNDLKYDAERDLRDIGAKNILVHSLNKFKYGKISSKHNGSVKKGVIFATYSSLIGESQSGGKYKTRLKQLLHWCGEDFDGVIVFDECHKAKNLCPVGSSKPTKTGLAVLELQNKLPKARVVYASATGASEPRNMAYMNRLGIWGEGTPFREFSDFIQAVERRGVGAMEIVAMDMKLRGMYIARQLSFSGVTFKIDEVLLSQEYVKMYNKSVKLWVSARERFQQAADLIDAEQRMKKSMWGQFWSAHQRFFKYLCIASKVKRVVQLAREEIKNGKCVVIGLQSTGEARTLEALEEGGGELNDFVSTAKGVFQSLIEKHFPAPDRKKLFSLLGIDLTAQSNNNSPRDSPCKENKIKKRKGEEISREAKKARKTGGLAGSSSDESESESDASDNEESDNESSRFLSSGDDDDFNPFRDESSEDDEDDPWLIRKEHKKNKDKKKKKSIDPDSIQSALLASGLGSKRPSCFTSTVGTTTSSTTTSANSNTNSSFVTSQDAVERAQQMKKELLDKLEKLAEDLPPNTLDELIDELGGPENVAEMTGRKGRVVSNDDGSISYESRSELDVPVEILNITEKQRFMDGDKNIAIISEAASSGISLQADRRAKNQRRRVHMTLELPWSADRAIQQFGRTHRSNQVTAPEYVFLISELAGEQRFASIVAKRLESLGALTHGDRRATETRDLSRFNFDNKYGRNALEIVMKSIVNLDSPMVSPPPDFPGDFFKDVRQGLIGVGLINVEDRSGILTLDKDYNNIGKFLNRILGMEVHQQNALFQYFSDTLNAVIQNAKKNGRYDMGILDLGSGDEKVRKADVKKFLTPGYSTSGHVELYTISVERGMSWDEATKIWAEQTGPDDGFYLSLQIRNNKKTAILVKEVNPKKRLFLVYRPNTGKQLKLETCADLKKKYKKVPSEDALPHWLEQYNSSADTCTHAYWRGNCKKAGLGLVCEVGLRCRTYYVLCGSVLSVWTKVEGVLASVSGTNVKMQIVRLRTEDGQRIVGLIIPANCVSPLVNLLSTSDQSQQLAVQQQQIWQQHHPQSITNFNNA, encoded by the exons ATGGTGGAGCCAGGACAAGATCTGTTGCTTGCTGCCTTGAGTGAGAGCGGAATCAGTCCAAATGATCTATTTGATATTGACTCTCCGGATGTGGTTCTTGCAAATCCAGCACCAACTCCAGCTGTTCAGCAG tCAGTGCCACTTAGTGCGTTAGAGCTAGGCTTGGAGACTGaggccacagctgctgtgaaacAAGAACCAGAGACTGTGTCAACTCCAGCCTTATTAAATGTTCGG CAACCACCATCCACCACAACCTTTGTGCTGAATCAAATAAATCAGCTTCCAACTTTGGGGACTACGTTAGTGATGACAAAAACAACACCTGTTACAACTACAAGGCAGACTATCACTGTAGCAAAAATAATTCAGACCAGCACAACTACTCGCCCCTCGGTTGCAGCACCAGCAGTACGCAATGCCTTGACCACTGCACCTTCAAAGGACCAGATTCAGCTGAAAGATCTGCTGAAGAATAATAGTCTTAATGAACTCATGAAATTGAAGCCACCTCCTAATATTGCCCAACCAGTAGCAACAGCAGCAA CTGATCTGAGCAATGGTGCAGTGAAGAAGGAGGCTTCTACAAAAGAGGTAGCAAGAATATGGATAAATGATATTAAAATGAGAAGTTTTTCCCCTACTATG AAAGTGCCAGCagtgaaagaggaggaggaacctgaggaagaagatgaagaagaaatgGGCCATGCAGAAACTTATGCTGAGTATATGCCAATAAAAT TAAAAATCGGTCTACGTCATCCTGACCCAGTAGTGGAAACGAGCTCATTATCCAGTGTAACTCCTCCTGATGTGTGGTACCAGACATCAATATCAGAAGAAACAATTGATAGTGGCTGGTTGTCAGCTTTGCAACTTGAAGCGATCACTTATGCAGCCCAG CAACATGAAACATTCCTGCCCAATGGAGACAGAGCTGGATTCTTGATAGGTGATGGTGCTGGTGTAGGAAAAGGAAGGACCATAGCTGGAATAATCTATGAGAATTACCTGTTAGGCAGAAAGAGAGCAGTGTG GTTTAGCGTGTCAAATGATCTGAAATATGATGCTGAAAGAGACTTGAGAGATATTGGAGCAAAAAACATATTGGTTCATTCACTAAACAAG TTCAAGTATGGGAAAATTTCTTCCAAACATAATGGGAGTGTGAAGAAAGGTGTCATCTTTGCTACCTACTCTTCCCTTATTGGTGAAAGTCAGTCTGGTGGTAAATACAAAACCAGATTAAAGCAGCTTCTTCACTGGTGTGGTGAAGACTTTGATGGAGTT ATTGTATTTGATGAGTGTCATAAAGCTAAGAATCTGTGTCCTGTTGGTTCatccaaaccaaccaaaacaggTCTGGCTGTATTGGAACTTCAAAATAAACTTCCAAAAGCCAGGGTTGTTTATGCCAGTGCCACAG GTGCATCTGAGCCAAGAAATATGGCATATATGAACCGTCTTGGGATATGGGGTGAAGGAACTCCTTTTAGGGAATTCAGTGACTTTATTCAGGCTGTTGAAAGAAG AGGTGTTGGTGCCATGGAAATAGTTGCTATGGATATGAAGCTGAGAGGAATGTACATAGCAAGACAGTTGAGCTTTTCGGGTGTAACTTTCAAAATTGATGAAGTTCTGCTTTCCCAGGAATATGTTAAAATGTACAACAAATCTGTAAAACTG tggGTCAGTGCTAGAGAGAGGTTTCAACAAGCAGCTGATCTTATCGATGCAGAACAACGAATGAAAAAGTCCATGTGGGGCCAGTTTTGGTCAGCTCATCAGAGGTTTTTCAAGTACCTTTGCATAGCATCTAAAGTGAAGAGAGTGGTGCAGCTCGCTCGGGAAGAAATCAAGAATGGGAAA TGTGTTGTTATTGGCCTGCAGTCAACAGGAGAAGCAAGAACATTAGAAGCTTTGGAGGAAGGTGGTGGTGAACTGAACGACTTTGTTTCCACAGCAAA agGAGTATTCCAGTCTCTTATTGAAAAGCACTTTCCAGCTCCTGACAGGAAGAAGCTGTTTAGCTTGTTGGGAATTGACTTGACTGCTCAAAGTAATAACAATTCACCCAGAGACAGCCCTTGCAAGGAGAACAAAATAAAGAAGCGGAAGG GTGAAGAAATAAGCAGAGAAGCCAAAAAAGCTCGCAAAACAGGTGGCCTTGCGGGTAGCAGCTCTGATGAGAGTGAAAGTGAGTCTGATGCTTCAGACAACGAAGAAAGTGACAATGAGAGCTCCAGATTTTTGAGTTCTGGAGATGATGATGACTTCAACCCATTCAGAGATGAATCCagtgaagatgatgaagatg ATCCCTGGTTAATTAGAAAAgagcataaaaaaaataaagacaagaaaaagaagaaaagtataGACCCAGATTCTATTCAAAGTGCCTTACTAGCTTCTGGTCTCGGATCCAAACGACCTAGCTGTTTTACTTCCACTGTTGGTACCACCACTTCTAGTACCACCACGTCAG CAAACAGTAACACAAACAGCAGCTTTGTAACGAGTCAGGATGCTGTTGAAAGAGCccaacaaatgaaaaaagaactgCTTGATAAACTGGAAAAGCTGGCTGAAGATCTTCCACCTAATACACTGGATGAGCTTATAGATGAACTAGGTGGTCCTGAAAATGTTGCAGAG ATGACGGGCCGCAAAGGGAGGGTTGTGAGCAATGATGATGGCAGCATATCTTACGAGTCAAGATCTGAACTTGATGTGCCTGTTGAAATTCTGAACATCACGGAAAAGCAGAGGTTCATGGATGGAGATAAG AACATTGCCATCATCTCTGAGGCTGCCAGCTCTGGTATATCACTGCAAGCAGACCGTCGAGCCAAGAATCAGAGACGAAGGGTTCACATGACTCTGGAGTTGCCATGGAGTGCAGATAGAGCAATACAGCAGTTTG GAAGAACTCATAGATCCAACCAAGTGACTGCTCCAGAGTACGTGTTCCTCATCTCTGAATTGGCAGGAGAGCAAAGATTTGCATCTATAGTTGCAAAAAGACTTGAGAGCTTG GGAGCCCTGACCCATGGTGACAGACGGGCTACAGAAACTCGAGACCTCAGCAGATTCAATTTTGACAACAAG TATGGCAGAAATGCTTTGGAGATTGTTATGAAATCCATTGTGAACTTAGACTCTCCAATGGTGTCACCTCCTCCTGATTTTCCTGGAGACTTCTTCAAAG ATGTTCGTCAGGGCTTGATTGGCGTAGGCTTGATAAATGTAGAAGACAGATCTGGAATACTAACACTTGATAAAG attataaCAATATTGGGAAGTTTCTGAACAGAATTCTTGGTATGGAAGTACATCAGCAGAATGCTTTATTCCAGTACTTCTCTGACACGTTAAATGCAGTCATTCAAAATGCAAAGAAGAATGGCAGATATGACATGGGCATCTTGG attTGGGCTCTGGAGACGAGAAAGTAAGGAAGGCAGATGTTAAGAAGTTCTTAACTCCTGGATATTCTACCTCTGGACATGTAGAACTGTACACA ATCAGTGTAGAGAGAGGAATGTCTTGGGATGAAGCAACAAAGATCTGGGCAGAACAGACGGGTCCAGATGATGGCTTTTATTTATCGCTACAG ataaGAAATAACAAGAAAACAGCCATTCTAGTAAAAGAAGTGAATCctaaaaagagactttttttagTCTACAGACCAAATACTGGGAAACAACTCAAACTAGAAACATGTGCAgacctgaaaaagaaatacaagaag GTACCTTCTGAAGATGCTCTGCCACACTGGTTGGAGCAGTACAATTCTTCTGCAGATACCTGCACCCATGCTTACTG GAGAGGCAACTGTAAGAAGGCAGGTTTGGGTTTAGTTTGTGAAGTGGGACTCCGCTGTCGAACTTACTATGTGCTGTGTGGTTCAGTATTGAGCGTCTGGACAAAAGTTGAAGGCGTCCTGGCCTCTGTGAGTGGCACAAATGTGAAAATGCAGATAGTCCGTCTGAGAACAGAAGATGGACAGAGGATTGTAG GTTTGATCATTCCTGCAAATTGTGTGTCACCCCTTGTAAACCTCCTGTCGACATCAGACCAGTCTCAACAGCTTGCAGTCCAACAGCAGCAGATATGGCAGCAGCATCACCCGCAAAGCATCACCAACTTCAACAATGCATAA